The following is a genomic window from Anas acuta chromosome 26, bAnaAcu1.1, whole genome shotgun sequence.
CAACAGCGCCAGACACTTCAAATAAGGAAAGAGAGACACGAAAACAGGGTCTGGTTCTTAACAGCCCATCTGCTTCAGCTGGTTATTCCCCACCTGGCGCGGAGCAGCCTCCAGCTTTTAAGGACGCAGCAGCTTCCCCACGCGGCTCCGACGCCTCGTGAGAGGCGGAGATGCTCGGGAAGGGGACGCGAGGTTGGGATCTGggagaacagagaaaaggagcTCCCAGGTCCTGCAGATGGGCAAAGCCACCACGTCCCCACCAGCCAGGTCACCCACCTCGTGTGTCCCCGCTCCCTTTTGCCCAAAAGCCCCCAGAGCCTTGGGGGACCCAACAGGGATGGTACCGGGGGTCTCCACCTGCCCACACAGTGCTCACTGCCCCAAATCCAAGATATGGGGTGCCCCTGGGGGTATCAGAGCCAGCCCCCGACTCCAACCCCAGGCTCTCAGCCACCCACCAGCCCCATGGGGTCATGACCCAGCCATAGTCTGGGGTTAAAAATAACCCAAACCCAAACTGGGCTGGTGGCCAGTGCTCACTGGGCTGCCTGgagcggggtgctgggggctctccatCACCATGGGTCCTTAAATCAAAGCTCGATGCCGCTGCCAAAGAGACAGGCGGGCTGATCAAAATGAGCCCTTTCAGGCCTTAAAAATCCATGACTCCATTAATTAATTACTAACGATGATCCGTCTCAGCCCTGCGCCTGCCAGCTTGCTATTTTTAACTCCGTATTTCCAACCCCACGtgttaaaaaaatcatgagtcaggcctcgaaaaaaaaaaaaacaaaaaaaaaaacttacgGCGTCGGGCTGAAAAGCTCCCCTTTTCCCCACGTCCCTGCAGGGCTATTTCTCCGGCACTTTGCGGTTTCCCAGCCTGGCACTGGGTTTGCCAGGgcgaggagaggagcagcacgGGCATCGCATCCCCGTCCGTCCGTGCTGGTGTCGCTCCCCGCGCCTGGCACACAGATGGCccttattaaaaagcaaaatgagtcTTTCACCCTCTTGTGGCAAACTTCAGAGCCTCGGATCAGCTGCACGAGCCTGAATTAATTAACAGCGGATTGTTCCTATTCTGCTAATTATGCTGAAATATGCATTAAACGCTGGAAATTAACATGGGccgcacaaaaaaaaagttatttaggGCTGCGACAAACAAGCGCGGGCGGGCGCCCGGTGCGAGCGCTGCTCTACCCGGGGAGGTGGATAGCGGTGGGGGCTGCCGTGGGGTTAGGAAAATGCCCCCCGAGGATGTGTGTGACGCCCCTGCCCAGGTTTGGTGGCCCCTGGGGACATGGCCAGGCACTGTCCCAATGCAGCatgaggggaaactgaggcagcgGCGGGCGAGCGCCTGGGGGGACGCCGGAGAGCCACGTCCCAGCCCGCAGCGCCCACCCACCGGGCTGCATTGCCTCCCATAATTAAGTACTATCAACAATCgcatattaattaatttaatatccATTATTATTCATTAACAGAGTAATTAAATCCTTCCCGTAATTAACGCACCACCCAGCAGAGCGGTCTGGCGGCACGGCCCCCTCGCACCGGTGGGGAGGGCGGCGCTGGGAGTGGGGAAGGAGCCGAGCGCGGCcaccctgctgtgccccagtgcctcccagtgcctcccagtgccccccagtgcctcccagtgctgctggcGGCCGGACCGGTGGCACGTTTTGGATCGGAGCCCGGTGGTGGCGGCGGGAGGGAAAGGCACTTCTCGAAAGCCAGGGCCTCacatgacatttatttttattttattataaaaaaatacagaatccaAATTAGGTGGTGATCCGGTTACCATCAGCACGACGTCGAGGACGAAAGCGGCGTGGCTAAGGACGAAGCTAGGCGGGACGGAGACCAACACGCAAAACCAGCGCCGACAGCGGGCTGCCCCCAAGGGAAAAAACCGACCCAAgcgacccccccccagccctcacccccCCCTCGCCTCTGCTCAGAGCTCCCTGCAAGTGTTGCTGCCTCCCTTTGCTTTTAACTCTCTCACAGTCGCTGTACACaatatagatatttatatatataatctatatatatataaaacacagaCCGAAGGCCAGGTTTTGCCGTCGCCACTCCCCTGCGAGCCCGGCGGTGCTGGAGCGGTGCCCGGGCACGGCCCCCGgtccccccctcgcccccctgGGGTACCGGTGCCAGGAGAACCACGATGCTTCCGCTTGCCTTCGAGAACCACGACCTGGTCAAGACacggggggacggggacggggacaggacagggggggggcggtggcggggaatgcgtttttttttttttttaatcatcgttttgtcattttcttttcattttttttctctttttttttttttttttggatggttGAGATGAGCTTATTGCGAGATTTCAGCGTCCTagtctaaaaaataaaaataatcaaataaaaataaaataaacccttCCATAAAATTCATTCTCAACAATACATAAAAAAACGCTCACAGTATAGCGCCTGCCGGCTGTATTTACAGAGCGGAGCGGCCCCCGGGCCCCCGCGGAGAAAAGAGACGGGGCTGGAAAAGGTCCATGGAAAGGGCTCGGCGCGGGCAAAACCGGCGTCCCGGGGCCACCACCCCCGGCGTGAGCCCCCCCGGGAGGGGGGGACAGTCCTGGATTTAAGGCGAGGAGGGGCTGGGCCCCTCTCTGGTTCATCTCCCACCCCCTGCGTTTTGGGGCCGATGGGTTTTTTTCCGTGGTTTTCTTTTGGATGTGAATAAAGAAGAGGAGAACAAGCCAAAGCCCGGCGCAGCCGCGGCCCCGGTGCCAGCCCCGCACGGAGCGCGGGGGGACAATCATGGGGGGGGTCCCCTGTCCTCCGCCCCCCATGGCCAATGCAGGGGATGAGCCTGCACGGCCACGAGCACCTGGGAGGCGGCGAGGAGGACGGGGTGCAGACCCAAAAAGCTGCTCCATCCTGGCGCTGGGGGGGAAtccagcccccgggggggcacAGGCGGTGCTTGGGCTGACACGGAGGGGAtgcagcaccggggggggggggcagcggtcGGCCTTGCTCCAGCCCCAGATCCAGCCGAGCACCCGAGGGGGCTCCCGGTGCCACCCGGGACCCCCAGGGCTCCCCGTGGGTGCTGCCACTTCGCTGCTGGCGGAGACGCCCCACGGGGACGGAGGTGACATCCACAGTGCGAGCCATGGGGAGGGGTCACCCCAGGGGGCTCGCAGctccgggacccccccagcGGCCTCGTGTCCATCGGGGTCCCCCGTCCCCGTGCGCTGCGAcgtcctgctgcaggaggggtgGCCCGGCTGGGAAGGAGTCCGTGCCCGCAGAGCCATCGGCACCGTGGTGGCGTCCGTCTCGCCGTGCCGGGCGAAGGCAGCGTGCCACGGCCACCGCGGCCCCCCTGGAGAGAGGGGCTCAGCGCCCGGGGCCCCCCCCGTGCGGTTCAGTCTGACACGGGGAAGCCTGGACTGAAACAGAGccaaccaaaataaaataaaaaaaaaaaaatcggaaaaaaaaaaaaaaatcaaaaatcaggACTCTATATTTGGTCTAGAAATGTAAAAAGCAACATCCTACGGGGGAGCCGGAGCCGAGCgagctgcagggaagggagcCCTCGAGGCGCGCACACGCGGGGGCAGGATCCATCCCGGTTCCACCGCCGCCGGTGCGGGACCGCTCCCCCGGGGCGCTGCACTGctgcggggggctccggggggctccTGGCcggcagcacagccccgctcCGTCCCGCACCTCGCCCCGCGGCGCTAGGAGGCCAGCAGCGTCCAGAAGACCGGCACCACCACGAGCGCGGCGTGCGGCACCCTGAGGCTGCAGCACGAGTTGTTGCTGGTGAAGATGGGCTCCGGGGACTCGTAGAGGGAATCGTCTgcgggagggaggagaagggaggtgTGAGAtggctgagcccccccctccGGTGCACGGCGGGCGATGCTCGGCACCCCCGCTGGTGCCTGGCACCCCAGGGCCCCCGTTCCCTGCCCAACCTCCCCGGCTGCTCGGATGCCAGCGGGGCTGGATCTGTCCCAGCTGCGTGACACCAGCCCGGCGATCCGGCACCACGCCGGGTGGCAGAGCGGCGCGTGGCCAGAAAAGAAGTTAAATTATGGCTAAGGCTGTTAGCGCGTTCCCCGGGCTCTGCTCTCTCGTGTTTATCACCGgattaaggatttttttttttacagagccagaaaaaaagcagcgcctgcccctgccccttcctcctgtccccatcctgcagGGTCCTCGCGTGGGGTCACCCAGGACCCCTCTCATCCAGGGCCCGGTGCTTGCAGATGCAAAAGGTCCCAGGGTCTGGAGTGGATCCCCTGGGggcccggtgtcccccccccgagCAGTGCCTGTGCCACGGCCGCACAAAGGCAGCCCTTCGCCTCTGCAAGGCACCCACATAATAAAATCCCGatattattaaaatactgaaaaaaaattatatcaggagagattttttcccccattatgCCCTAGTcctgaacaaaacagaatgattttttACAGATGGTTTCATTAtattgggttttattttaaagccatgcaaataaaaaaaaaagaaagacatccTTTTAAATGGTGACATTTCGCAGGCACTCAGCCCTTCcccagggagagctgctgccattTGCTAATTACACGttaacaggagaagaaaattattaatttgtttttttaaatggctgAGTTATTTGATTCTGAAAAGTAGCCACTGTGcagagattattatttttttttccccctttctgaAACCCAGCGGCAGGCGGCAGCCGCCCAGGCGAGGCGCTCGCCCTGCGCCAGCCATGGCTCCGGGCACGGACCCCGCAGAGGAGTTTTTTTGGGCAGGATGGGGGCACCCCCAAGTCCCATGACACCAGCAGGGTTTGTCCCCAAGGTGCTCGCAGCCCCCTGCACCTCGGTGATTCAAAAGTGccaccctggggacaccgggggtCACCCAGGACCTGGTGTGCCGTGGGGACAGGATGCAGCCATAGGGGTCTGCGCTTCCCCAAAGCCCctgccccaaaacctcccctcCCTTAAAGCCACTTTTACGCAGCCAAATCCCACAGAAACCAGAGGTCCCCCCTCACCCGcacctgaaagcagcagcccccaggggccAGCAGCCCACCCCGCAGGGCAGCTGCCCCCCACGGCCCCCTCCCCACGGCCCCGTGGCGCTCACTTACTCGTCGGCCGAACGTAAACCTTCAGCTTGAGGCAGGGCCTGTCCACCATGTTCGGGGGGGACGCGGCTGTGGGGAAGCAAAAAGGGgagacagaagtgaccccaTTAGCGAGGCAGCAGCTcggaccccacagccccccttGGGGACAAGCAGAGCCCCCTCGGAGCAGGGACCCCTTGGAGCAGGGACCCCCTCGGAGCAGGGACCCTTTATAAcgggagggctggggctggccctgccctgctccagtgCAGCCCAGTGAAGGGCATTTACTGGTCCCAGTGCAGCTGGCAGCGACCAGCAGCAAATATTCGGGATGCCCCCAGCAGCTCCGTGGGCTCTCATGTGGGATTAATGCCTTGCAGAACacgagggcagagcagaggaaggggCGAGGGCTCGGTGTCGGTGTCACCGTCACCACCGGGGAAGCCCCAGGTTTCACGgtggcaccccggggtgctggcgGTGATGCTCTGCCACCCACCCACAGCCCCAAACCcctgggatggggacggggaagGGAACGGGGTCGGGGCTCCAGGTCTGCAATGCCCAGCCCCATGGCATGGCCGGGGTGATTCCAGCCGATGTGTGCCACAGGAGCCCCCTGCCCAAATCCGCTCCCCGCTGGTGGCTCTCCGGTGGCCTCtgtcctgtccccccccccgtgccaccAAGGAGGGTGAGAGCGAGGGCAGGTCTGTGTGGCTCTCCCTCGCAGGCAAAACGAGGCTGAAGGCAGAGCAAAACTAATACTCGATGGGAGAGACAAAGGGAGTAATTGCAATAATTATCTCGGTGCAAGTCCCCTCGCAATattagaaaatgtgatttttatatatgtgtttttataggaatttaattttctttttttccttttttttttttgaattaaagaAGGGAAGAGCGCGGTACTCGCAATAAAGTTTAATTTGAGCTGGAAGAAGGGGGAATTGGGATGGGGCTTGTGCCAGAGCTGGCAGCAAGGGGCCACCCTGCTTGGCACGCGCGGCTCCGGGCACGCCAGCTCCGGGGGGGACACGGCGGGCTCTGGGGACCCCAAAATGAGCATCCACACCAGGACCACATCCCCACTGATGGAGCGGGGTCTGGGCAGCGGTGCCGGAGCGCCCGTtacttctcctctccttttcctccctcGTGCAGCGCCCTGGAGGGACCACGACTGCCGAAATTCGGGAAGGTCACGGCGCCGGCGCCTGGCACCATGCACAGAGCCCGCGGtgcccgtccccgtccccagggCCAGCGCACGACCTTGGCCCCGCGCAGGAGCAcggccccagccctgtgcccgcGAGGTTAATGGCATCCCGATCCGCGGGCGCGAGGAGGaggtaatttcttttctttcatgtctgCTAAATACGGTTCCTCAAAGAGGCATAATTTCTAATGTTCCGCATGACATGAATCCTAACCGGTTTAGCAATGATCAGCTTCACCATTTACTTCTGTGTAATCTCTCCCTAAcgacattaaaaataaaaaaaaaatatataaaaaaataaaacggggctggggcaggaggggggggggagagagagttGTAGCTGCCGTTATTTCGCGAGTGACATTTTACAGGGGGAGAGAGCGAGGGGGGAAAATGGTAATTTAATATAGATAAAAGGAACAAATTAAGTGGGCTGAAAACAGATGCTTtaggaaaaagggggagaaataATAAGGGAGATAAGCAGGCCGGGCAGCTCCTGAGCGAGGAGAGAGGCGTCCCTGCCTCCCCGTGACACCGGCGGGTGCTGGGGGGTCACggtttctaatttattttttacttttttacccTTTATTGATCACAAGGCTCCCAGCGCCCGATCCGAGCCCATTAGCTTATTTTCCcgaggctggagcagctcttcctcctcctcatcctcatcctcctcctcctcctcctcctctactGCTACCCCTGAGCCCAGCCACTCCGGGAATTAAAAGGGGGGGCCCAATCCTGCCACGTGCCCAGATTTGGGGGCATTTACAGCATTTTGGGCAGCCAACGCGGCCGCTGCTCCCCTTCGCTCAGGACACCTGGGGCAGATTTTGGGGTGCAGCAttcagcccccccaccccaccccaccccaaccccGGCAGCCCCCCACTCACAGATGTAATAGTACTCGTGGCCGGGCCGGAACTCGAAGCCCAGCGAGAAGGGGGTGAAAAGCTGGAACTTTTCGGAAAATTTGAGGGGCCCGTTGGGGGAGTCGGGGCGGTTGCACTCCCAGCGCTTGAAGCCCTTCTGCCGGTGGTCGCAGGACGCGTGCCCCTCGTAGTTGACCATGTAGAGGACGTAGCGCTCCATGCGCTCGGCGGGCAGCGGCTCCTCGTAGTGCGGGCAGTAAATGTCCAGGTAGTCGTTGATGCTCACCTCCACCGTGTAGTCCCCGCGGTGGAACCTGTGGCACATTCGGTGTTAGCACCCTgcatcccccccccaaaaaaagctcCGCGGGCCCcgcaccccctccccaacctCATCGCCCcggtccccccctccccagcatcGACCTCAGGAGATTAAACCCGGCGCCTCGGTGTTGTGGGATTAATAAACGGGGGATACTCGGTACcgaggagcaaaaaaaaaataaaaaaaatccttattcaCCGCGATAAGCATCAGCCCTTTTGGGATTAGCGCCGATGCGCGCCGCAATCCCGTTGTAATTTGCGTTTTTGGCACTGATTATCGGAGAGATTAAGGGATTAGCGGAGCCGAAGAGGGCCCTGCTGCATTCGGCGgctcccaccccacagcagcacccggcccctgcccctggcaccctgggccccccccggcccaaCCCTGCACCCCCCCAGGAGCCAACCTGGTGCTTCTCCTTTATTCCCCCCACCTTGTGATGAGTTTTCTCTGCTAATTAACTTGAGGCTCCTGCAGCACCgctccccccagcaccacaTGTCCCATATGTGTCCCGCATTGTGCCCCCCCCACACCAATCCTGCCCACGGACACCCCCCGGTGCTCCCCAAAACCACCCGGGCTGAGGCTGGCTCAAACTCATCACACAGATGCCCCAAACACACCGACGACGCTGCGCACCCCAGCGCACCCCCCAAATCACCACCGGTGCCCAAAAAGGCACCCCAAAAGGGATGAGGGGGGGGGCCAGGACGGGGATTCTGGTCCTTGAGCCCTGCCGAAGGagccgggcggcggcgcggaGCCGCCATCCAGCTCATTACCTGCCTCATAAGCACTCTGATCACACAGGGACAGGCGCTAATTAAGGAGAAGGGCTTTGCTcgctctccttccctctccttttccgAGTCGGTTGTGCCAACCCTGCCCCTGGCAAGgtaacatttgaaaatgtaaaattaatacAAAGGGC
Proteins encoded in this region:
- the EFNA2 gene encoding ephrin-A2 translates to MPPRWEAAALLAALVGVCVWTDDPGKVVSDRYAVYWNRSNPRFHRGDYTVEVSINDYLDIYCPHYEEPLPAERMERYVLYMVNYEGHASCDHRQKGFKRWECNRPDSPNGPLKFSEKFQLFTPFSLGFEFRPGHEYYYISASPPNMVDRPCLKLKVYVRPTNDSLYESPEPIFTSNNSCCSLRVPHAALVVVPVFWTLLAS